A genomic stretch from Prochlorococcus marinus str. MIT 9312 includes:
- the sppA gene encoding signal peptide peptidase SppA, producing MIWPFRRKSKKRMARILIDEPITSSTRVSVLKALKQIEDREFPALIVRIDSPGGTVGDSQEIYSAIKRLKDKGCKVIASFGNISASGGVYIGVASDKIVANPGTITGSIGVIIRGNNLSELLDKVGIKFETVKSGVFKDILSPDKPLSEEGRRLLQGLIDESYKQFTEAVAEGRNLPVEEVRKFSDGRIFTGTQAKELGLVDEIGDEFVAREVAAKMVNIDPKLQPLTFGKKKKKILGLIPGSKVIERVINYIFFEIDSSNKILWLYKP from the coding sequence ATGATTTGGCCTTTTAGACGAAAGTCAAAAAAAAGAATGGCTCGTATTTTAATTGATGAGCCTATTACAAGTTCAACAAGAGTTTCTGTTCTTAAAGCTCTTAAACAAATTGAGGATAGAGAATTTCCTGCTTTAATCGTGAGAATTGATTCGCCAGGGGGTACTGTAGGAGATAGCCAAGAAATATACTCTGCTATTAAAAGACTAAAAGATAAAGGTTGTAAAGTCATAGCTAGTTTTGGGAATATATCTGCATCTGGAGGAGTTTACATTGGTGTTGCATCTGACAAAATAGTTGCAAATCCAGGCACGATTACAGGATCTATTGGAGTGATTATAAGGGGAAATAATTTATCTGAATTGTTAGATAAAGTTGGCATAAAATTTGAGACTGTTAAAAGCGGCGTATTTAAAGATATACTTTCTCCAGATAAACCTTTAAGTGAGGAAGGTAGAAGACTGCTTCAAGGTCTAATAGATGAAAGCTACAAACAATTTACTGAAGCTGTTGCTGAAGGAAGAAATTTACCCGTTGAAGAAGTAAGAAAATTTTCCGATGGAAGAATTTTTACTGGAACCCAAGCAAAAGAATTAGGACTTGTTGATGAAATTGGAGATGAATTTGTTGCCAGGGAAGTTGCCGCAAAAATGGTCAATATTGATCCTAAATTGCAGCCTTTAACATTTGGGAAGAAAAAAAAGAAAATACTTGGATTAATTCCTGGAAGTAAAGTTATTGAAAGAGTTATCAATTATATTTTCTTTGAGATTGATTCATCTAATAAAATACTTTGGTTATACAAGCCTTAA
- a CDS encoding AAA family ATPase: MNSWCRNLELLIKSRASLIWIRTKEEERLEKLVNFSCERLNIKRFVCWDCVSGIKGLINEEGKFSNNPLGVLNWLKEQSSEVSTVLLVKDFHKFYDDPSINRTIKELSSALKETSHNLIISSHLFPSSEELDELMTIISLPLPDQKELKNLIKKIAINTNSNLEEEDLNELSIASSGLTEIKVKQVTAKALAQRGKISKEDIKDILEEKKQVIARSEILEFFEAKSSQDDIGGLNVLKVWLKQRYRAFSKEARDYGLPIPKGVLLVGAQGTGKSLTAKSISNSWSMPLLRLDVGRLFSSLVGSSEARTRETISRAEAMSPCILWIDEIDKGFGGDARSDGGTSQRVLASLLTWMAEKESAVFVIATANAIDKLPAELLRKGRFDEIFFLDLPNSEERLSILDLHLKKRRPSYSFPLTTIIDRTDGFSGAELEQAVIEGMHISFSDNRELMEKDLVKAVSELVPLSRTAKEQIDLLKEWSSTGRARSAS; encoded by the coding sequence ATGAATTCTTGGTGTAGAAATTTAGAATTACTTATAAAATCAAGGGCTTCATTAATTTGGATAAGGACTAAAGAAGAGGAAAGATTAGAAAAGCTAGTTAATTTTTCTTGTGAAAGATTAAATATAAAAAGATTTGTTTGCTGGGATTGTGTTAGCGGTATTAAAGGATTAATAAATGAAGAAGGGAAATTTTCTAACAATCCGTTAGGAGTGCTTAATTGGCTTAAAGAACAAAGTTCTGAGGTTTCAACAGTTTTATTAGTTAAAGATTTTCATAAATTTTATGATGATCCATCTATTAATAGAACTATTAAAGAACTATCTTCAGCGCTTAAGGAAACCAGTCATAATTTAATTATTAGTTCTCATCTATTTCCATCGTCTGAAGAACTGGATGAATTAATGACAATAATAAGCTTACCTTTACCTGATCAAAAAGAATTGAAAAATCTAATAAAAAAAATTGCTATTAATACTAATTCAAATCTTGAGGAAGAAGACTTAAATGAACTTTCTATAGCTTCAAGTGGATTAACCGAAATAAAAGTAAAGCAAGTCACTGCTAAGGCTCTTGCTCAAAGAGGAAAAATTAGTAAAGAGGATATTAAAGATATTCTTGAAGAGAAAAAACAAGTTATCGCAAGAAGTGAAATTTTAGAATTTTTTGAAGCCAAATCAAGTCAAGATGATATTGGTGGTTTAAATGTTTTAAAAGTTTGGCTTAAACAAAGATATAGGGCCTTTTCAAAAGAAGCAAGAGATTATGGACTACCTATTCCCAAGGGGGTATTACTTGTTGGAGCACAAGGAACAGGGAAATCGCTTACTGCAAAATCAATTTCCAATAGTTGGTCGATGCCGCTTCTTAGGTTAGATGTGGGGAGACTATTTTCTAGCCTAGTTGGTTCAAGCGAGGCAAGGACAAGAGAAACAATATCAAGAGCTGAGGCCATGTCACCTTGTATCCTTTGGATCGATGAAATTGATAAGGGCTTTGGTGGCGATGCTAGAAGTGATGGAGGGACAAGTCAAAGGGTTTTGGCAAGCTTGCTAACCTGGATGGCTGAAAAAGAATCCGCAGTATTTGTAATTGCCACCGCTAATGCTATAGACAAGCTTCCTGCTGAATTATTAAGGAAAGGTAGATTTGATGAAATATTTTTTCTTGATTTGCCAAATTCTGAAGAAAGATTAAGCATTCTAGATTTGCACTTAAAAAAAAGAAGACCAAGTTACAGTTTCCCTCTTACTACCATCATCGACAGAACAGATGGATTTTCAGGCGCAGAACTTGAACAAGCAGTAATAGAGGGGATGCACATTTCATTCTCAGACAATAGAGAGCTTATGGAGAAAGATTTAGTAAAGGCAGTTTCTGAATTGGTTCCCTTATCGAGAACAGCTAAAGAGCAAATTGATTTACTAAAAGAATGGTCATCTACAGGGCGGGCTCGTTCTGCATCTTAA
- a CDS encoding DUF2808 domain-containing protein, with amino-acid sequence MLKKTKKLPLSFRILRFFLIPAILVSIPSFNKIQDAKAGLEFQWEQDSGYKRLKWFQKENKRNFRNTIYFFLRPYDRRTDYLKINLTNPKPFKAKLKKEKISLCKVRIGGFEDRTKCLENVPADIEINSDKKSSLHSINIYPYSPIPSNKDSYAVVLKVTNPKRQGLYQFHSYGQPKGKSVSSYLGSWTIVID; translated from the coding sequence ATGTTAAAAAAAACAAAGAAGCTTCCTTTAAGTTTTAGAATTTTAAGATTTTTTCTTATTCCTGCAATTTTAGTTTCAATTCCATCCTTTAATAAGATCCAAGATGCTAAAGCAGGATTGGAGTTCCAATGGGAGCAAGACAGTGGTTACAAAAGATTAAAGTGGTTTCAAAAAGAAAATAAAAGAAATTTTAGAAATACAATTTATTTTTTCTTGAGGCCATATGACAGGAGAACTGATTATTTAAAAATAAATTTAACCAATCCTAAACCCTTTAAAGCAAAACTGAAAAAAGAAAAAATTAGTCTTTGCAAGGTAAGAATAGGCGGTTTTGAGGATCGAACTAAATGTTTAGAAAATGTTCCAGCCGATATTGAAATTAATTCCGATAAAAAATCATCCTTACATTCAATAAACATTTACCCTTATAGTCCAATTCCATCTAATAAAGACAGTTATGCGGTTGTTTTAAAAGTTACTAATCCAAAGAGACAAGGGCTATATCAATTCCACTCTTATGGGCAACCTAAAGGGAAATCGGTTTCAAGTTATTTAGGAAGCTGGACTATAGTGATCGATTAA
- a CDS encoding PH domain-containing protein, with protein sequence MINMNEETFYEGGPAKSDLIINLLAGVTLLGLPFTFAAIVRALWLRYKITNKRITIDGGWFGKNKTQVSLSNIEEIRSIPRGFGSYGDMVLILNDGSKVEMKSLPLFREKQKFIEKNLNKKTQIPNLNEVEGFATKS encoded by the coding sequence ATGATTAACATGAACGAAGAAACATTTTACGAAGGTGGTCCTGCAAAAAGTGATTTAATAATAAATCTACTTGCAGGCGTAACTCTTCTTGGTTTGCCATTTACCTTTGCCGCAATAGTTAGAGCATTGTGGTTGAGATATAAAATTACAAACAAAAGGATTACAATTGATGGTGGTTGGTTTGGTAAAAACAAAACACAAGTTTCATTAAGTAATATTGAAGAAATAAGATCTATTCCAAGGGGATTCGGTTCATATGGTGATATGGTTCTTATTCTTAATGACGGATCAAAGGTTGAAATGAAATCATTACCTTTGTTCAGAGAAAAGCAAAAATTTATTGAGAAAAATTTGAATAAAAAAACACAAATCCCAAATCTAAACGAGGTTGAAGGATTTGCTACTAAATCCTAA
- the aroH gene encoding chorismate mutase produces MKDDYKITFIRGATTASGNSIEEIEDAVVELIDELISRNSLIKSNLLCITFTATKDLDACFPASIARKCNGLDSVAFLDCQQMHVSNDIDFCIRILAQVLLSPNNPVKHPYLRGAAKLRTDRC; encoded by the coding sequence ATGAAAGATGATTATAAAATTACATTTATTCGAGGAGCTACAACAGCATCTGGTAATTCTATTGAAGAAATTGAAGATGCAGTAGTTGAGTTAATAGATGAATTAATTTCACGCAATAGTCTTATTAAGTCGAACTTATTATGCATTACATTCACCGCGACAAAAGATTTGGATGCATGTTTCCCTGCTTCAATTGCAAGAAAATGTAATGGACTAGATTCAGTAGCCTTTTTAGACTGCCAACAAATGCATGTATCAAATGATATAGATTTTTGTATCAGAATATTGGCTCAAGTTTTATTGTCGCCAAATAATCCCGTAAAGCATCCCTATTTAAGAGGTGCTGCAAAATTAAGGACAGATAGATGTTAA
- a CDS encoding ArnT family glycosyltransferase yields the protein MILLNSKKRLITLSIVLVCGIIIFILGLGTTGLVDETPPLFAAAARAMSESGDWLTPKVNGMARFDKPPLIYWLMGFFYSLPKNEIWDSFGTISARLPSALGSLFLMLMIGDTLFCWPQKGDRQFLTPIVASLGFALSPLIIIWSRTAVSDALLTGTLGISLLLFWRRMASENNDQCISAWLFLGFAILTKGPIAFVLATLTITSFLFIQKDWKTLLCKINPRKGFLITILISVPWYILELIKEGKPFWDNFFGYHNFQRYTSVVNNHAEPFWFFLYIMILASLPFTPFLYHGILQAFKDFLKSSKESCNVTETLYTYSLCWLISVLIFFSISATKLPSYWLPAIPAAAILISNSFINLKKSNKSYVSLWMLNILILFGVSIAFFLSNIWLSLINDPEMPNLASELISFGIIFKAKLFFSSFTLLAIILFSLKSKNIFLYLQILLLIGQSFLMSPIRKLADTSRQLPLRNISKLISDIRERKETLAMIGIRKPSLHYYSRQIVFYEPNTKEGLINLSERLNTDRRKNYEDQPDYEYKSFLVVIDEYSSSQDHWSNINHQKLGEYGIYNLWRIQKSDLNKYSELLVNSGYKSDWENRKVEKF from the coding sequence ATGATTCTTCTTAACTCAAAAAAAAGGCTTATAACCTTATCGATAGTTTTAGTTTGTGGGATCATTATATTTATCTTAGGTTTGGGCACTACAGGACTAGTGGATGAAACTCCTCCTTTATTTGCGGCTGCTGCACGGGCAATGAGTGAATCTGGGGATTGGTTAACGCCAAAAGTCAATGGAATGGCACGTTTTGATAAGCCTCCACTAATATATTGGCTAATGGGTTTTTTTTACTCATTACCAAAAAACGAGATTTGGGATAGTTTTGGGACAATCTCAGCAAGACTCCCCTCAGCTTTGGGATCATTATTTTTAATGTTGATGATTGGAGATACGTTGTTTTGTTGGCCACAAAAGGGTGATAGGCAATTCCTCACTCCAATAGTTGCATCATTAGGCTTTGCTTTGTCTCCATTAATAATTATCTGGAGTAGAACTGCTGTGAGTGATGCTCTTTTAACTGGAACTTTAGGTATTAGCCTGCTTTTGTTTTGGAGAAGAATGGCAAGTGAAAATAATGATCAATGCATTTCAGCATGGTTATTTTTAGGGTTTGCAATTTTGACAAAAGGACCTATTGCATTTGTTTTGGCAACATTGACTATTACATCTTTCTTATTTATTCAGAAGGATTGGAAAACGTTGCTCTGCAAGATAAATCCTAGGAAAGGTTTTTTAATAACAATACTAATAAGTGTTCCATGGTACATTTTAGAACTCATAAAAGAGGGCAAACCTTTTTGGGACAATTTTTTTGGTTATCATAATTTTCAAAGATATACCTCAGTTGTAAATAATCATGCAGAACCATTCTGGTTTTTTCTTTACATAATGATATTGGCTTCATTACCATTCACTCCCTTTTTATATCATGGGATATTGCAAGCCTTTAAGGATTTCTTGAAAAGTTCAAAAGAAAGTTGCAATGTCACTGAAACTCTTTATACATATTCTTTATGTTGGTTAATATCAGTTTTAATCTTTTTTAGTATTTCTGCTACGAAACTACCAAGCTATTGGTTGCCAGCAATTCCAGCAGCGGCAATCTTAATTAGTAACAGCTTTATAAACTTAAAAAAATCAAATAAAAGTTATGTATCTTTATGGATGTTGAATATTTTAATTTTGTTTGGAGTATCAATAGCATTCTTTTTATCAAATATTTGGTTAAGTTTAATAAATGATCCTGAAATGCCAAATCTTGCATCAGAACTTATAAGCTTTGGGATAATTTTTAAAGCTAAATTGTTCTTTTCTTCATTTACACTTCTTGCAATAATTTTATTTTCTTTAAAATCCAAAAATATTTTTCTTTATCTTCAAATATTACTTTTAATTGGGCAATCTTTTTTGATGTCGCCAATTAGAAAATTAGCGGATACTTCTAGGCAATTACCTTTGAGGAATATCTCAAAATTAATTTCAGATATTCGTGAAAGGAAGGAAACTTTAGCAATGATCGGGATAAGAAAACCCTCTTTACATTATTATTCGAGACAAATAGTTTTTTATGAACCAAATACTAAAGAAGGATTAATTAATCTTTCAGAAAGGCTAAATACTGATAGGAGAAAAAATTATGAGGATCAACCTGATTATGAATACAAATCTTTTTTGGTCGTGATTGATGAATATTCTTCGAGCCAAGATCATTGGTCAAATATTAATCATCAAAAATTGGGCGAATATGGGATTTATAATTTATGGCGAATTCAGAAAAGTGATTTAAATAAGTATTCGGAACTTTTAGTGAATAGTGGTTATAAATCTGACTGGGAAAATAGAAAAGTTGAAAAATTTTAA
- the serS gene encoding serine--tRNA ligase gives MLDQKLIRENPTSVEENLSLRGKVYKISHIHELTVKKKEIDIEISSLQSESKKLSKLIGQVIAKSQNTNSQELNDLKKRGNEYRIKISELEEKQRILDKQVDDEIYNLPNFSSKEAPIGKDESDNVQIKTWGDTLIRENIKSHWEIGESLNIFDSVKSTKISKSRFITLIGNGAKLERALINFMLDIHTKNGYLELMPPALVNSESLRGSGQLPKFSNESFKCSNDDLWLSPTAEVPLTAFHRNEIIDPKQLPIKYVAYSPCFRREAGSYGRDTKGLIRLHQFNKVELYWFCDPSKSLEAHKKITSDAESILKKLNLPYRLVDICTGDLGFSSSRTFDLEVWLPSSKCYREISSCSNCLDFQARRSSIRSKINKKNTYLHTLNGSGLAIGRTMAAILENGQQKDGSVKIPDALVPYFGSNYLKTA, from the coding sequence GTGTTAGACCAAAAATTAATAAGAGAAAATCCAACGTCTGTTGAAGAGAATTTATCCTTAAGAGGAAAAGTTTACAAAATATCCCACATTCACGAATTAACAGTTAAAAAAAAAGAAATTGATATAGAAATATCGAGCCTTCAATCCGAGAGTAAAAAATTAAGCAAATTAATCGGTCAAGTAATTGCAAAATCACAAAACACTAATTCACAAGAACTAAATGATTTAAAAAAAAGAGGAAACGAATACAGAATCAAAATTTCTGAACTTGAAGAGAAACAAAGAATATTAGATAAACAAGTAGATGATGAGATTTATAATTTGCCAAATTTCTCTAGCAAAGAAGCACCTATTGGGAAAGATGAAAGTGATAATGTACAAATAAAAACTTGGGGAGACACTCTTATAAGGGAGAATATTAAATCACACTGGGAAATAGGAGAAAGTCTTAATATTTTTGACTCCGTAAAATCAACAAAAATATCAAAAAGTCGTTTTATCACTCTTATTGGTAATGGCGCCAAATTAGAGAGGGCATTGATTAATTTCATGCTCGATATTCATACTAAAAATGGTTATTTAGAGTTAATGCCTCCAGCTTTAGTAAATTCAGAAAGTCTTAGGGGATCTGGACAATTACCTAAATTTTCAAATGAAAGTTTTAAATGTTCTAATGATGATTTATGGCTTTCTCCAACAGCCGAAGTTCCACTCACTGCTTTTCATAGAAATGAAATTATTGATCCTAAGCAGTTACCTATTAAGTATGTTGCATATAGTCCATGTTTCAGAAGAGAAGCTGGTAGTTATGGTAGGGATACTAAGGGCTTAATACGACTTCATCAATTTAATAAGGTTGAGCTTTATTGGTTTTGTGATCCAAGTAAATCTTTAGAAGCTCATAAAAAGATTACTTCTGATGCAGAAAGCATTTTAAAAAAGCTCAATTTACCATACAGATTAGTAGATATTTGTACTGGAGACTTAGGCTTTTCTTCTAGTAGAACTTTTGATCTTGAAGTCTGGCTGCCCAGTAGTAAATGTTATAGAGAAATTTCAAGTTGCAGTAATTGTCTAGACTTTCAAGCACGTAGATCATCAATAAGATCAAAAATTAATAAAAAAAATACATATTTGCACACTTTAAATGGTAGTGGGCTTGCTATTGGAAGAACAATGGCCGCGATTCTTGAGAATGGCCAACAAAAAGATGGTAGCGTTAAAATTCCAGATGCTCTTGTTCCATATTTTGGATCAAATTATTTAAAAACTGCTTAA
- the rpmH gene encoding 50S ribosomal protein L34 has protein sequence MTKRTFGGTSRKRKRVSGFRVRMRSHTGRRVIKSRRQKGRERIAV, from the coding sequence ATGACTAAAAGAACTTTTGGCGGAACTTCAAGAAAAAGAAAACGTGTATCCGGTTTTAGAGTAAGAATGCGTTCTCATACTGGTAGAAGAGTTATTAAAAGCAGAAGACAAAAAGGTAGAGAAAGAATAGCTGTCTAA
- a CDS encoding ribonuclease P protein component encodes MALPKDMRLKGHRTFNYIHKNSIKYHGKLMTFKVARSNPEILLSHNHTNASNNFRAAIAISKKVSKKAVDRNKIRRILQEWLITNIPKINSHKPYWLLVNLKFGDFCNDKNKLLEEFQNLMFKSRLIK; translated from the coding sequence ATGGCCTTACCTAAAGATATGCGATTGAAAGGTCATAGGACTTTTAATTATATTCATAAAAATTCCATAAAATATCATGGGAAATTAATGACTTTTAAAGTAGCAAGATCAAATCCAGAAATCCTCTTATCCCATAATCACACAAATGCCTCAAACAATTTCAGGGCTGCAATAGCTATCAGTAAAAAAGTTTCTAAAAAAGCTGTAGATAGAAATAAAATAAGGAGAATACTGCAAGAGTGGTTAATAACAAATATCCCGAAAATTAATAGCCACAAACCTTATTGGTTACTTGTTAACCTTAAATTTGGAGATTTCTGCAATGATAAAAATAAACTTTTGGAGGAATTTCAAAACTTAATGTTCAAATCTCGACTAATCAAATGA
- the yidC gene encoding membrane protein insertase YidC, producing the protein MIGFISEKLLIPILDFFYGLVPSYGLAIVALTVVIRIALFPLSAGSIRSARRMKIAQPVMKTRQAEIKSKFSGDPKKQQEELGKLMNEFGSPLAGCLPLIVQMPILFALFATLRGSPFADVPYNINLKVVPQDQIAAIDPKPYKSPRHSIFITEKSHFPVIATIPNGTKLGTEESIKINLQTTNGNSYSEVLSKYDNGSKFLPSWKVSKGSENIKVSQDGTVTAIKPGDATIEAKIPGLAAKSGFLFIKALGQVGFYVDGAINWDIATLVGAFGLTLLLSQVLSSQGMPANPQQSTANKITPIMITGMFLFFPLPAGVLLYMVVANIFQAFQTFLLNKETLPENLQKILDQQLLAKDEVITTSASTISEKRLPFEPNSKK; encoded by the coding sequence GTGATAGGGTTCATTTCTGAAAAACTACTTATCCCGATTCTAGATTTTTTCTACGGCTTAGTTCCTAGTTATGGTTTAGCGATTGTTGCATTAACAGTTGTGATTAGAATTGCACTTTTCCCTTTAAGCGCTGGGTCCATTAGAAGCGCAAGAAGGATGAAAATTGCACAACCAGTAATGAAAACAAGGCAAGCAGAAATAAAATCTAAGTTCTCAGGTGATCCAAAGAAACAGCAAGAAGAATTAGGAAAACTAATGAATGAGTTTGGCAGTCCTCTTGCGGGTTGCCTTCCATTGATTGTACAAATGCCTATCCTATTTGCATTGTTTGCAACCCTAAGGGGATCACCATTTGCTGATGTTCCCTACAACATAAATCTTAAAGTCGTTCCTCAAGATCAAATTGCGGCTATTGATCCAAAACCTTATAAATCCCCAAGACACTCTATTTTTATTACAGAAAAATCACATTTTCCTGTAATCGCTACCATTCCAAATGGAACTAAATTAGGGACAGAAGAATCAATAAAAATAAATTTACAAACAACAAATGGTAATAGCTATTCAGAAGTTTTATCCAAATACGATAATGGATCAAAATTTCTCCCTTCTTGGAAGGTATCAAAAGGATCAGAAAATATAAAAGTTTCCCAAGATGGAACAGTAACTGCGATTAAGCCAGGGGATGCAACAATAGAAGCGAAGATCCCTGGTCTAGCTGCAAAAAGTGGTTTTCTTTTTATTAAAGCTCTCGGTCAGGTTGGTTTTTATGTCGATGGGGCTATTAATTGGGATATTGCTACACTAGTTGGTGCTTTTGGATTAACTCTACTTCTATCTCAAGTTTTGTCTAGTCAGGGGATGCCTGCTAACCCACAGCAATCAACAGCTAACAAAATCACACCAATCATGATTACTGGAATGTTCCTGTTTTTCCCACTACCAGCAGGAGTATTACTATATATGGTTGTCGCAAATATATTTCAGGCATTTCAGACCTTTCTTCTTAATAAAGAGACTCTTCCAGAGAATCTACAGAAAATTCTGGATCAGCAATTATTGGCAAAAGATGAAGTAATAACAACTTCTGCTTCAACCATCTCAGAGAAAAGACTGCCTTTTGAACCAAACAGTAAAAAATAG
- a CDS encoding DMT family transporter encodes MNSILNWFLMLLPFALWGTSMAAMTPLVSSAGPEFVASLRLLPAGILVLITTYLFKRDLKIYKCDLKWFFVFTIVDATFFQLFLTYGIEKTGAGLGSVLIDSQPLLVAILARAIFGNLINPIGWLGLLFGLGGIVFLGVPQELLGNWWLMSNKAMTDVAFNFGEIWMLAASLAMALGTILIRFTCTKSDPVAVTGWHMVFGSVPLIIRHCLQSNFQIIPNWSIFEWGLMSFASIFGGAIAYGLFFYFANNKEITGFSTLAFLTPVFALLSGGVWLDERLTIVQWIGVVFVLISVFFVSQRRLLWENKFTDTNI; translated from the coding sequence ATGAATTCAATCCTAAATTGGTTTTTAATGTTACTCCCTTTTGCACTTTGGGGGACTTCAATGGCAGCTATGACCCCCTTGGTATCTAGTGCTGGACCCGAGTTTGTTGCTTCTTTAAGATTACTTCCTGCAGGGATTCTTGTTCTAATTACAACATATTTGTTTAAAAGAGATTTGAAAATTTATAAATGCGATTTGAAGTGGTTTTTTGTTTTTACAATTGTCGACGCTACTTTTTTTCAGTTATTTTTAACTTATGGCATTGAAAAAACTGGAGCAGGTCTAGGCTCTGTATTGATTGATTCTCAGCCCCTTTTGGTAGCTATTTTAGCAAGGGCAATTTTTGGAAATTTAATTAATCCAATAGGGTGGTTAGGCTTACTTTTTGGCCTGGGAGGAATAGTATTCTTAGGTGTTCCGCAAGAACTTCTAGGAAATTGGTGGTTAATGTCTAATAAGGCCATGACTGATGTGGCTTTTAACTTTGGAGAGATCTGGATGCTCGCAGCTTCGCTAGCTATGGCACTAGGAACAATTTTAATTAGATTCACCTGTACTAAAAGTGATCCAGTTGCTGTTACAGGATGGCACATGGTTTTCGGTAGTGTGCCCTTAATTATTAGGCATTGCTTACAATCAAATTTTCAAATAATCCCTAATTGGTCAATATTTGAATGGGGACTCATGTCATTTGCAAGTATCTTTGGAGGAGCAATAGCTTATGGATTGTTTTTTTACTTTGCTAACAATAAAGAAATAACTGGATTTAGTACTCTTGCTTTTTTAACTCCTGTATTCGCTCTTCTCAGTGGAGGTGTTTGGTTAGATGAAAGACTTACTATTGTTCAATGGATAGGAGTAGTTTTTGTGCTTATCTCGGTATTTTTTGTTAGCCAGAGAAGGCTTTTATGGGAAAATAAATTCACAGACACTAATATTTAA
- a CDS encoding glycosyltransferase family 4 protein, producing the protein MRIVLISTPIGFIGSGKGGGVELTLNSLVSGLLSLGHSVEVIAPKNSKLNAINEKAKLYFVEGEDQISWQHQNYNSPVIIPDNSLLAGMLEKGLEIAKKADVLLNMSYDWLPIWMTLNVEMPIAHIISMGSESSVISNLISKVYAKRPQNFAFHSKIQANDYPFINNPTIIGNGFKLDNYTFQDSVKGPLAWIGRVAPEKGLEDAVYIANELGEKLKVWGVIEDETYASKIEQSFPQGIIDWMGFVSTNELQKELGKCRVLLNTPKWNEAYGNVVVEALACGVPVIAYKRGGPSEIIKHGQIGYLADPDDKTNMLSYVEIIEKIKRNKCREWVEKNASTDIFANKVVNWLNKVMHEYK; encoded by the coding sequence ATGCGAATAGTTTTGATTAGTACTCCAATAGGCTTCATTGGAAGTGGAAAAGGTGGAGGAGTTGAATTAACTTTAAATTCTTTGGTATCAGGATTGCTTTCTTTAGGTCATTCGGTAGAGGTGATAGCTCCTAAAAATTCTAAATTAAATGCAATTAATGAAAAAGCAAAATTATATTTTGTAGAAGGTGAAGATCAAATTAGTTGGCAGCATCAAAATTATAATTCTCCTGTAATCATCCCAGACAATTCACTTCTAGCAGGAATGCTAGAAAAGGGATTGGAAATAGCAAAAAAAGCAGATGTATTGTTGAACATGTCTTATGATTGGTTGCCTATTTGGATGACTTTAAATGTAGAGATGCCCATTGCGCACATAATTAGTATGGGCTCTGAAAGTTCGGTAATAAGTAATTTAATCTCAAAAGTATATGCTAAACGTCCACAAAATTTTGCTTTCCATTCCAAAATACAAGCTAATGATTATCCTTTCATTAACAATCCAACAATTATTGGCAATGGTTTTAAATTGGATAATTATACTTTTCAAGATTCAGTGAAGGGACCCTTGGCTTGGATTGGCAGAGTGGCACCCGAGAAAGGTTTAGAGGATGCTGTTTATATCGCAAATGAACTTGGCGAAAAACTAAAAGTTTGGGGAGTTATAGAAGATGAGACTTATGCTTCAAAGATAGAACAATCTTTTCCTCAAGGAATTATAGATTGGATGGGTTTTGTATCAACCAATGAATTGCAAAAAGAACTTGGTAAGTGTAGGGTTTTGCTAAATACTCCGAAATGGAATGAAGCATATGGGAACGTAGTTGTTGAAGCTTTAGCCTGTGGGGTGCCAGTCATAGCTTATAAAAGGGGAGGCCCTAGTGAAATTATTAAGCATGGGCAAATAGGGTATCTTGCTGATCCTGATGATAAAACAAATATGCTTTCTTATGTAGAGATTATTGAAAAAATAAAGCGTAATAAATGTAGAGAATGGGTAGAAAAAAATGCCTCCACAGATATATTTGCTAACAAGGTTGTGAACTGGCTTAATAAGGTAATGCACGAATATAAATAA